The DNA region ACTTCCGCATTTGGAGGAGACACCATAATTACCATGTTTGGTTACGTGCACTCCCGCACCTGCGGTAACAAATGAAGCCAAGGTAGAGATGTTAAAAGTGTCTTTTCCGTCACCACCGGTTCCACATAAATCAATTGGGTTGTAGTCGGAAAGGTCTACGGCCAAACACAATTCTAAAAGGGCATCTCTGAAACCTTCCAGCTCTTCAATAGCAATACTACGCATCATATAAACGGTTAGGAATGCCGCAATCTGACTTGTATTGTAATCTCCTTTTGCAATATTCACCAACACTTGCTTTGCTTCCTCTTTTTCAAGAATATCGTGATTGATGAGTTTATTTAATATTTCTTTCATGGTACTGTTCTTACTACTATGGAAACGGTTTGATATATTTTTTTAGACTTCTAAATTTAATTTTTCAACCAGTTAGAAAGAATGCTTTTGCCTTCAGGAGTCAAAACCGATTCAGGGTGGAACTGTACTGCGGAAACGTCATAGACCTTGTGGCGAAGTGACATAACCTGACCGTTTTCATCAACTGAGGTAGCTTCTAGGCTTTCCGGTAAATTTGGGTCCACTACCCATGAATGGTAGCGTCCCACATTTATCTTTTTGGGAAGGCCTTCAAAATTAGGGTCGTCTTTGGTAATGGTTATTTCAGTAGCGATACCGTGGTATACTTCGTCTAAATTAATTATTGAACCACCAAAAACTTCACCTATGGCCTGTTGGCCCAAGCACACCCCAAAAATACTCTTGGTAGGTGCATATTTGGCAATAATTTCCTTTAAAAGTCCTGCTTCGTCCGGAATTCCTGGTCCAGGTGAAAGCACTATTTTATCAAAAGCATCAACTTCTTCCAAAGTCAATTGGTCGTTACGTTTTACTATAACCTGACAATCTAAATCCTCTAAATAATGAACCAAGTTGTATGTAAAACTATCGTAGTTGTCTATTACTAAAATCTTCTTCATGGTTATATGGTTTCAGCAATTTTCAATGCTTTGGTCAGTGCGCCCAATTTGTTATAGGTTTCTTGCAATTCGTCTTCGGGGTTTGATGCGGCAACAAGACCTGCGCCCGCTTGGTAATTTAACTGGTGGTTTTTGCTCAAGAACGTACGGATCATAATGGCATGGTTGAAATTACCATCAAAATCCATAAAGCCGATGGCGCCACCATAGTATCCTCTACTGGTTTTTTCATACTTCTCAATAAGCTGCATGGCCATATGTTTTGGTGCGCCGCTTAACGTTCCTGCTGGAAAGGTGTCCGCAACCACTTTCATGGTAGGCGTATCTTTTTTCTTTTGCCCTACAACTTTTGATACCAGATGAATAACGTGGGAAAAGAACTGTACTTCTCTATAATTGGTTACCTCTACCAAACTACCGTTTCGGCTTAAATCGTTACGAGCCAAATCTACCAACATTACATGTTCGCTATTTTCCTTGTCGTCTTCTTTAAGTTGTTTGGCAAGAATGGCATCTTGTTCATCGTTTCCGGTACGTTTAAAGGTTCCGGCGATAGGGTGAATTTCTGCTTTGCCTTCCTTTACAATAAGTTGCGCTTCAGGAGAACTTCCAAAAATCTTGAAATCGCCGTAGTCAAAATAAAACAAGTAAGGCGATGGATTGATGGAGCGAAGTGCTCGGTACACGTTAAATTCATCCCCTTTGAATCCTTGAGAAAATCTACGAGATAAAACCAGTTGAAAAACATCACCACGTTGACAGTGTTTTTTAGCTAACCGAACGTGTTCTCTATACTCTTCATCTTCCAGATTGGAAGTAGCGTCTCCATCCAAAGAGAAATTATAGGAAGCAAAAGTGCGTACGTTTAGAATATGTGCTATTTCAGAGGTGTTTTCATCAGTATTAAAACAATGTGCGAAAATATAAGCCTCGTTCTTATGATGGTCTATTGCAATGATGTTTTGGTAGACCGCATAGTAAATATCGGGAATGGAAATAGAATTGTCCTTTTTGGTGATTTCTACATCTTCATAGTAGCGCACGGCATCATAGGCCATATAACCAAAAATACCATTGTTAATGAATTTAAAATCGCTTTCGTCGGCTTCAAATTTTTTGCTGAACTCGTGCAGGACATTTACAACGTCTGTACCTTCGTTTATTTCCGTTTCTTGTGAAGTTTGGTCAGGAAAACGCTCAATAATCGTTTCGTTCTCTATTTTTATTGATGCAATAGGGTTGCAGCAGATATACGAAAAACTATTGTCGTTAGCGTGATAGTCGCTACTTTCAAGCAAGATACTATTAGGGAAGCGGTCTCTAATTTTTAGATAAACGCTTACCGGCGTAATGGTATCGGCCAGGATTTTTTTGTGGAATGATTTTAATTTGTACTTCATGTTGATAGTATTCAAATGCAAAAGGCTTGTCGTGATGACAAGCCTTTATATAGTTTTACTACAATGATGCTTAGCTCACGATATCTGTCGAGAGTTGTTCCACCACCAAGTATTTGTGTTATTTCTGTTCATTGGCTCAAATATAGAAATCATTTTTAAAACCACAAACCCATTTGTTTGAAAAAAACAAAACCCTGCAATCGTGTGAAATGCAGGGCTTAAATTTTACAGTTGTACCAATTTAGAATTCTAGGTCGACCACTAGGTCAAACTCGTCATAAATGGCTTTATCGCCTAAGTTGTCAAAGAAACTACCGGAACCATATTTAATGTCATAAGCAGTTCTGTCTACTTTTACGGTAGCAGTTGCTTTGCTACCATACACAGATACATCAAAAGTTACAGGTTTAGTAACACCTTTAATAGTAAGGTCTCCTGTTACTTCGTAAGAATTTTTTCCTGTAGGCTCAACTTTGGTGAAAACCAATTTAGCGGCAGTGTGCTTTTCGGTACCAAAGAAATCGTCAGATTTTAAATGGCCTTCTAATTTTCCTTTTGATTCCCCTTCTAAATCTGTAGCCACTAAAGTAGTCATGTCAGCTTCAAATTCTCCGCCGGTCAATTTATCGCCGTCAAAAATTAATGTACCGGATTTTAAGTCCACATTTCCGTAATGTGATCCGGTTACCTTGTACGCCTTCCAAGTAATTGTACTTGCTTCGGTCTTTACTTCTTTTTTTTCTTCAGCTACTGGTTCAGTTGCTGTTGCTACGCCAAATACCATGGCAAGCGCCAAACTTAATACTCCTTTTTTCATAATTGATGTTTAAAATTAATTGATAATAGTGTTTCTATTCAAATTTATTGAACAATATGTTCAGTTGTTTCATTTCTTTGTCCGATAGATTTTGAAGAATCTTGTCTTCTGCTTCAGACATTGCAATATCCATTTTTTTTAGGATGTTAAGGCCTTCCTTTGTTATACGTATTTCAACCTTTCTTCGGTTGGATGGGCAAACTTGTCTTTTTGCAAACCCTTTTAATATTAACTTGTCTACCAACCGAGTGGTATTACTCATTTTGGTTACCATACGTTCGTTTAGCGTAGCTAAACTTGCGGGCTTATCATTCTGCCCCCTTAGGATACGTAAAACATTAAACTGCTGCAATGATACTCCGTACGGTTTTAATGCCGCCGTTAATGCTTCATTTATAAGATTGCCAACCAGTAAAAAGTGAATCAGCGTTCGGCTTTTTAAGGGGAGTTCTTTTTCAATCTTTAAAACATCTTCAACATTCATGTTACTACAACTATTGTATATACAAATGTATGTTGAATGTTTGATATGGAAATGTGTTTACACTTTAATTTTTTGTTAAATGTTTGGGAGAAGCATTTGCTGTAAAATCCGTAATTTTGAATTTTAATTGATATTCGCTTTAGCGATAAAAAAGAACGTTATGAATTTATCACAAGAAGATTGGGAAGAGCAACTGGAAAAAGACGATAACGCATTTATTCTAGATGTTAGAACCCCGGAAGAAGTAGAGGAAGGGTATATTCCAAATTCTACTAATATAGATTTTTATCTTGGACAAGATTTTTTAAACGAAGTCGAAAAGCTTGATAAAAGTAAGAATTACTATGTCTACTGCCGCAGTGGAAATAGGAGCGGGCAGGCTTGCGCGATTATGAATAGCGTGGGAATTGAAAATGCCTATAACCTAGAAGGTGGCTTTATGAATTGGGACGGTGCGGTAGAAGGCGAGTAATAGCTTTTTAACGTGTCCTAAATATATAGGTCTCTATAACTCGTAAAATGAGTCCTCAATTGATACTTGCATAAAGTGTCTTTTGAGGACTTTTTTAGTTTTTACAAATTTTGTATCTAAATTGTACATTCCTAAATAAACCATTTGCCATGCGGGAAGACCTTCTTCACTTTATTTGGAAGTACAAAAAATTACAAGTAACGGACTTGGCAACTACCCGTGGAGAGCGTTTGTTTCTTTTGGATTTTGGTACGCATAATCATTTGGCGGGACCTGATTTTTTTAATGCTAAAATAGATATTGATGGTCAGGTCTGGGCGGGTAATGTAGAGATGCACTTAAAATCTTCGGATTGGTATGCACATCACCACGAGGAAGATGATAACTATAACAATGTAATATTACATGTGGTTTGGGAGGATGATGGTGAGGTTTTTAGAAATGACAATAGTGAAATACCTACCTTGGAGTTACGTAAATATATTCCTTTGCAATTGCTGCAATCGTATCAAAAGTTGTTCGATAAGAAGGACATTCGTTTTATTAATTGCGAAAAGGACCTTAAAGAGGTTGAAGAATTTTTGGTTAAGAATTGGCTGGAACGGTTATATTTTGAAAGATTAGAAGCCAAAGCTGAATTTGTACTGGAGCTTCTTGAAAAATCTAATAATAATTGGGAGCAGGTGCTTTTTACCTTGCTATTAAAGGCTTTTGGACTCAAAATAAATGGTGCATGTTTTCAAAGTTTGGGGGCTGCTCTTGAATTTTCGGTTTTTAGAAAGCAACAGGGGAATGTTTTTCAGATGGAGAGTCTGTTGTTTGGTATGACCCACCTATTGGAAGACGATCAGGTGTTGGACGAGCATTATCTTCAGTTGAAGAAAGAATATAGGTATCAGAAAAAGAAATATAATTTAAAGGATGAAGGTGTATTAAAGCCGCAATTTTTTAAACTTAGGCCTCCTAATTTTCCTACGATACGTTTATCGCAGCTGGCCAATTTGTATGGTTCGCATTCCTCATTGTTTCAAAAAGTAATTTCAGCATCTAGCTTAGAGGAGATGTACCTGCTATTTGCGGTTTCGGCCAGCCCGTATTGGAACAATCATTATACTTTTGGTAAAGAATCGAAAAAGAGTATAAAAAAGCTAACTCCAAAATTTATAGATTTACTAATAATAAATGCAATCCTGCCACTTCAATTTTGCTACGCTAAATATCAAGGTAAAGAGGTTAATGAAAGTATAATCAATATTATATCAAATATTAAGAAAGAAGAAAATACGGTTGTCCGTAATTTTAAAACTCATGGCCTTTCCGTTGGCAATGCGCAAGAAAGTCAGGCGTTGTTGCAATTGTATAATGGGTATTGCACTCAAAACAAATGCCTACAATGTGCCGTAGGTACTAATTTATTACGTTGAAATGGTTAAATTTGATATTGAAGATTTTAAAAAAACGATTTAATTAGTTTCTAATACCCCTATGAACATCTTCTATAAATTACTGTATTATTTTCAGAAACGAGGTTTTGAGGTGTGTCGTAGAATAGCTGAAAGGCTGGGTATACGGGCTAGGGTTGTACGTACGTCTTTTATTTATCTCACATTTGTTACTTTAGGTTTTGGTTTTGCGCTCTATTTATTTTTAGCTTTTTGGTTAGGTATTAAAGACTTGGTATATACCAAACGTACTTCTGTTTTTGATCTATGAAATTGACACATTTCTTTCAATCTAGAATATACATAGCACTAACTTTAATGCTTAGCGTATTGTTGATCGGTGTTTTGGGGTATCGTTTTTTATCTGATCTTACTTGGGTAGATGCGCTTTATATGACCATTATTACCGTGACCACAGTAGGTTTTTCGGAAGTGGGGCCTATGGATACCCAAGAGAAAATATTTACTGTAATACTTATCATACTCAGTGTTTTTATTTTAGCATTTTCTATCTCGGTCATTACAGAATATATTTTAAGTAGAAATTCACTACAAGAATTAAAAAAGAAAAAAGTGAAAAATAAAATCGATAATCTTTCCGGTCATGTTATTGTCTGTGGATTTGGTAGAAACGGTATGCAGGCCGTTGAACGTTTAAAGGCCTATAAAAAACCTTTTGTTGTCATAGAGAGGGATAAAGAGGTGATCGATAAATATGATGAGGAACTTTTATTTGTAGAAGGTGATGCCAATGAAGATGAAACTCTACTTGCGGCCGGACTTGACCGTGCTCAACATTTAATAACTGCACTTCCAGATGATGCGGCTAACTTGTTTGTGGTGCTGTCCGCAAGACAATTGAATAAAAGTTTGTTCATAGTCACTAGGGCGTCTCTGGTAACCTCACAGAAAAAGTTGCTTTTAGCTGGAGCGAATAAAGTAATTATGCCGGATAAAATTGGCGGAGACCATATGGCTTCATTAATTGTGATGCCAGATCTTATTACTTTTATGGATAAGTTGGGTGTGGAAGGGGAACATACCACAAATCTAGAGGAAGTAGCTATTGAGGATTTTAAAGGTCAGGTGGAATGTAACTCCTTACGCGATTTAGATTTACGTAAGCGAACCGGTTGTACTATAATCGGTTACATTGAACCTGACGGAAACTATATTATTAACCCTGAAGCAGATTTACAATTGCAGCCTAAAAGCAAGGTAATTGTTTTAGGTAGGCCCGAACAAATACGAAAATTGAATGAAATGTTCTCCATAGGTTAGTCGTAACCTACGTTAATTGAACATTATTATTTGATTGTGTTACTATTTTTTAAGATATTGCCGAAATTGTGTTAAAAACCTTAACGTAACACTGAACCCACAAAAATACATATGAAGAAATTTACCTTATTGTTTTTCCTGCTACTTGGTGTAGCAGCCTTTTCTCAAGAACTTATTGTAAAAGGAAAAGTTTACAATCCATCTTCACAAATTAATGATGGTGTAGTAGAGGTAGACGTGACAGGGGGAACACCTCCATATACTTATAAATGGAGTAATCAAGAAACGGCTTTGTCATCTTCAAGGGCTAGTGGTTTGGTAGAAGGAGTCCCTTATGATGTCTTGGTAACGGATTCAGCCGGTAATTCCGAAACAAAAGTATTTGAAGTAGAGACCAATGCAATTGCTGAGGTCTTTAATGGTACAATGACTCCTGCGGTAAGTGCATTAGGCTCTATACTTTTCTGGGATCCGTTTGCGGCAATAGGTATTTATGATCCTGTTGTGTATGCTGATGTTAAATTGATAGGTACGCCGGGCTGGACAAATGATATTCAAAATAAATTTGTACTCAAAAAATGGCTGAAGCCTGAGGGAGCTAAAGTAAAAAAGGGAGAAGATATTGCTGTCATATCTAGCAATGATGATGAGGACTTGACCGTTTCTGCTACGGCTACAGGCGAATTGAAATATTTAGTGTCCGAAGGGAAGGTTATCTATAACTCTGAAAATGCAAAACATGTTATTGAGCAAGGGGCGCATTACTTAGCAGAAATAAAGTACGATGAGCCTTTGGTAATGACGCATCCTAATGGAGACCCTATTACTAATGGTATTTCTTTTATTGTTATTTGGTTGGTTTTAGGAGCTACGTTCTTTACGATTAGAATGGGCTTTATTAACATTAAAGGTTTCAGGCATTCCATAGACCTTGCTAAAGGTAAATATGATGATCCGGATGCGCCTGGTCAGGTTACCCATTTTCAAGCGTTGGCCACAGCAGTTTCAGGAACTGTTGGTTTGGGGAATATTGCCGGTGTTGCCGTAGCGGTATCATTAGGTGGTGCAGGAGCTACTTTTTGGATGATTGTCTGTGGTTTGTTAGGAATGTCTTCCAAGTTTGTAGAATGTACGTTGGGTGTAAAATATAGAGATATATTACCTGATGGAAGAGTTTTTGGAGGTCCAATGAACTATTTAAGATACGGACTGGAAAAGCGTAACATGAAAGGTTTCGGTAAGGTCTTAGCTGGTTTATTTGCCGTTTTGGCCATTGGAGCTTCTTTTGGTGGTGGTAATATGTTTCAAGCCAACCAATCTTTTGAGCAATTAGCGGGTCAGTTCCCGGCATTGGTCGGTCACGGCTTTTGGTTTGGTGTAGTTACGGCTATTCTTGTAGGGGTTGTAATTATTGGCGGTATCAATAGCATAGCTAAGGTTACCGGTAGGGTGGTGCCAATTATGGCTTCCATATATATTATTGCGGCTTTGGCCGTAATTATAATGAACATTCAGAATATTGGACCTGCATTTACGGCAATATTTGATGGTGCATTTAGTCCATCTGCTTTAAAAGGTGGTGTAATAGGGGTTTTGGTTATTGGATTTCAACGAGCTGCTTTCTCTAATGAAGCGGGTGTTGGTTCTGCGGCCATTGCACATAGTACCGCAAAAACCAATCACCCACCATCTGAAGGTTTTGTAGCTCTTCTTGAACCGTTTCTAGATACCGTAGTGGTTTGTACCCTTACAGCGCTTGTACTTATTTTTACAGGTATGCATGAGGTTGAAGGTATGGCAGGAGCACAGCTAACGTCTGATGCTTTTGGTAGCCAGATTTCATGGTTCCCTTATGTATTGGCTTTAGCAGTATTTCTTTTTGCCTTCTCTACAATGATTTCATGGTCTTACTACGGTATGCGTGCTTGGACTTACCTTTTTGGTAAGAGTAAAAAATCAGAGATGATTTATAAAATGCTTTTCTTGGTATTTGTTGTAATAGGTGCTTCCGTAAGTTTAGGTGCCGTACTTGATTTCTCTGATATGATGATTTTGGCCATGTCCTTTCCAAATATCATAGGTCTTTATATAATGTCTGGTGAAGTTAAAAGTGATTTAACAACGTACTGGAGAAAACTAAAAGCTAATGAGCTTTTTAAAAAACAAATAACCGCTAAGGAATAGTTTACCTAGTTATTCGCGGATGAAAAACTTTAAATCCCACTTCAGGTTCAATAAGCAAGAACGGAGTGGGGTTTTTTATTTGCTCTTTATTATAGTTGCGCTTCAGGTAGCCTATTTCATCCTAAGCTCATCAAATTCTTCTGATGGGAATGTTGATTTTCTTGAGGATAAACAACTTCAGCTTCAAATAGATAGTCTTAAGGATAAAGCTCTAGAGAAAGACGCTATTAAAATTTATCCCTTTAATCCCAATTATATAACGGACTATAAGGGGTATACTTTGGGGATGTCCCTAGAAGAGATAGATAGACTGCATAATTTTAGAAAAGAGGGGAAGTTTGCCAATAGTGCTGAGGACTTTCAAA from Zobellia alginiliquefaciens includes:
- a CDS encoding YceI family protein translates to MKKGVLSLALAMVFGVATATEPVAEEKKEVKTEASTITWKAYKVTGSHYGNVDLKSGTLIFDGDKLTGGEFEADMTTLVATDLEGESKGKLEGHLKSDDFFGTEKHTAAKLVFTKVEPTGKNSYEVTGDLTIKGVTKPVTFDVSVYGSKATATVKVDRTAYDIKYGSGSFFDNLGDKAIYDEFDLVVDLEF
- a CDS encoding DUF2851 family protein, with translation MREDLLHFIWKYKKLQVTDLATTRGERLFLLDFGTHNHLAGPDFFNAKIDIDGQVWAGNVEMHLKSSDWYAHHHEEDDNYNNVILHVVWEDDGEVFRNDNSEIPTLELRKYIPLQLLQSYQKLFDKKDIRFINCEKDLKEVEEFLVKNWLERLYFERLEAKAEFVLELLEKSNNNWEQVLFTLLLKAFGLKINGACFQSLGAALEFSVFRKQQGNVFQMESLLFGMTHLLEDDQVLDEHYLQLKKEYRYQKKKYNLKDEGVLKPQFFKLRPPNFPTIRLSQLANLYGSHSSLFQKVISASSLEEMYLLFAVSASPYWNNHYTFGKESKKSIKKLTPKFIDLLIINAILPLQFCYAKYQGKEVNESIINIISNIKKEENTVVRNFKTHGLSVGNAQESQALLQLYNGYCTQNKCLQCAVGTNLLR
- a CDS encoding amino acid carrier protein — translated: MKKFTLLFFLLLGVAAFSQELIVKGKVYNPSSQINDGVVEVDVTGGTPPYTYKWSNQETALSSSRASGLVEGVPYDVLVTDSAGNSETKVFEVETNAIAEVFNGTMTPAVSALGSILFWDPFAAIGIYDPVVYADVKLIGTPGWTNDIQNKFVLKKWLKPEGAKVKKGEDIAVISSNDDEDLTVSATATGELKYLVSEGKVIYNSENAKHVIEQGAHYLAEIKYDEPLVMTHPNGDPITNGISFIVIWLVLGATFFTIRMGFINIKGFRHSIDLAKGKYDDPDAPGQVTHFQALATAVSGTVGLGNIAGVAVAVSLGGAGATFWMIVCGLLGMSSKFVECTLGVKYRDILPDGRVFGGPMNYLRYGLEKRNMKGFGKVLAGLFAVLAIGASFGGGNMFQANQSFEQLAGQFPALVGHGFWFGVVTAILVGVVIIGGINSIAKVTGRVVPIMASIYIIAALAVIIMNIQNIGPAFTAIFDGAFSPSALKGGVIGVLVIGFQRAAFSNEAGVGSAAIAHSTAKTNHPPSEGFVALLEPFLDTVVVCTLTALVLIFTGMHEVEGMAGAQLTSDAFGSQISWFPYVLALAVFLFAFSTMISWSYYGMRAWTYLFGKSKKSEMIYKMLFLVFVVIGASVSLGAVLDFSDMMILAMSFPNIIGLYIMSGEVKSDLTTYWRKLKANELFKKQITAKE
- a CDS encoding MarR family winged helix-turn-helix transcriptional regulator — its product is MNVEDVLKIEKELPLKSRTLIHFLLVGNLINEALTAALKPYGVSLQQFNVLRILRGQNDKPASLATLNERMVTKMSNTTRLVDKLILKGFAKRQVCPSNRRKVEIRITKEGLNILKKMDIAMSEAEDKILQNLSDKEMKQLNILFNKFE
- a CDS encoding potassium channel family protein yields the protein MKLTHFFQSRIYIALTLMLSVLLIGVLGYRFLSDLTWVDALYMTIITVTTVGFSEVGPMDTQEKIFTVILIILSVFILAFSISVITEYILSRNSLQELKKKKVKNKIDNLSGHVIVCGFGRNGMQAVERLKAYKKPFVVIERDKEVIDKYDEELLFVEGDANEDETLLAAGLDRAQHLITALPDDAANLFVVLSARQLNKSLFIVTRASLVTSQKKLLLAGANKVIMPDKIGGDHMASLIVMPDLITFMDKLGVEGEHTTNLEEVAIEDFKGQVECNSLRDLDLRKRTGCTIIGYIEPDGNYIINPEADLQLQPKSKVIVLGRPEQIRKLNEMFSIG
- a CDS encoding PspC domain-containing protein, yielding MNIFYKLLYYFQKRGFEVCRRIAERLGIRARVVRTSFIYLTFVTLGFGFALYLFLAFWLGIKDLVYTKRTSVFDL
- a CDS encoding anthranilate synthase component II; its protein translation is MKKILVIDNYDSFTYNLVHYLEDLDCQVIVKRNDQLTLEEVDAFDKIVLSPGPGIPDEAGLLKEIIAKYAPTKSIFGVCLGQQAIGEVFGGSIINLDEVYHGIATEITITKDDPNFEGLPKKINVGRYHSWVVDPNLPESLEATSVDENGQVMSLRHKVYDVSAVQFHPESVLTPEGKSILSNWLKN
- a CDS encoding anthranilate synthase component I family protein — its product is MKYKLKSFHKKILADTITPVSVYLKIRDRFPNSILLESSDYHANDNSFSYICCNPIASIKIENETIIERFPDQTSQETEINEGTDVVNVLHEFSKKFEADESDFKFINNGIFGYMAYDAVRYYEDVEITKKDNSISIPDIYYAVYQNIIAIDHHKNEAYIFAHCFNTDENTSEIAHILNVRTFASYNFSLDGDATSNLEDEEYREHVRLAKKHCQRGDVFQLVLSRRFSQGFKGDEFNVYRALRSINPSPYLFYFDYGDFKIFGSSPEAQLIVKEGKAEIHPIAGTFKRTGNDEQDAILAKQLKEDDKENSEHVMLVDLARNDLSRNGSLVEVTNYREVQFFSHVIHLVSKVVGQKKKDTPTMKVVADTFPAGTLSGAPKHMAMQLIEKYEKTSRGYYGGAIGFMDFDGNFNHAIMIRTFLSKNHQLNYQAGAGLVAASNPEDELQETYNKLGALTKALKIAETI
- a CDS encoding rhodanese-like domain-containing protein — protein: MNLSQEDWEEQLEKDDNAFILDVRTPEEVEEGYIPNSTNIDFYLGQDFLNEVEKLDKSKNYYVYCRSGNRSGQACAIMNSVGIENAYNLEGGFMNWDGAVEGE